Proteins co-encoded in one Armatimonadota bacterium genomic window:
- a CDS encoding helix-turn-helix domain-containing protein yields MSDPAARARKPRSRLDFGRAVETLRTSRALSREDLARLARLSRSYVQDVERGRKRPSADVVARLARALGLSTAAFMAYVEEISAPPGDEDRPVAVQLPLRRGRSLPLFEPEAPAPAGGRSQPALERSALAAAELGVIARRLAPPDRYILLHLARYLLYRRP; encoded by the coding sequence ATGTCCGATCCCGCGGCACGTGCGCGCAAGCCCCGATCCCGGCTCGACTTCGGCCGGGCGGTCGAGACGTTGCGCACCTCGCGCGCGCTCTCCCGCGAGGACCTGGCGCGCCTGGCGCGCCTCTCCCGCTCGTACGTGCAGGACGTCGAGCGGGGGCGCAAGCGTCCGTCGGCGGACGTCGTCGCCCGTCTCGCCCGGGCCCTGGGGCTCAGTACGGCGGCGTTCATGGCCTACGTGGAGGAGATCTCCGCGCCGCCGGGCGACGAAGACCGACCCGTGGCCGTCCAGCTCCCGCTGCGGCGCGGCCGCAGCCTGCCCTTGTTCGAACCCGAGGCGCCTGCGCCCGCCGGCGGACGGTCCCAGCCCGCGCTCGAGCGGAGCGCACTGGCTGCAGCCGAGCTCGGCGTGATCGCGCGCCGGCTGGCACCGCCCGACCGGTACATCCTCCTGCACCTGGCGCGCTACCTTCTGTACCGTCGACCCTGA
- a CDS encoding M14 family metallopeptidase, which translates to MAHHMALHTPERLPVGAFDVRALAAPGKRRYALVVAAAPDGQDLAFPAVVVAGARPGPTLLVCGAVHGDEYEGTVAIQDVFDALEPEALRGIFVGIPVVHGAAFAAARRESPWDGLDLARAFPGDPAGSPTQRIAHAFRTYLLPQADFLLDMHSGGNAYAIFHLAGYQLREGELGRVQREAAIAFGAPLVWGTAVLPGRTLSAAGDLGIPAIYVEMRGEGRCRPTDRARAVGGLRQVMAYLGMLDGSYPTAAPYVVEDPQPASGHLQADHRSPTSGLFVPHVDLWDPVEAGQLLGEVRHPDGTVLATVPAVRAGRVLFLRTLPRVVAGDALAFVLSLPSAGSPDGSDSPDAIP; encoded by the coding sequence ATGGCCCACCACATGGCGCTCCACACCCCAGAGCGCCTGCCCGTCGGCGCGTTCGACGTCCGCGCCCTCGCCGCACCCGGCAAGCGCCGCTACGCACTGGTCGTCGCCGCTGCGCCCGATGGACAGGACCTGGCCTTCCCCGCCGTCGTCGTCGCGGGCGCGCGGCCCGGCCCGACGCTGCTGGTCTGCGGTGCGGTCCACGGTGACGAGTACGAGGGCACCGTGGCGATCCAGGATGTCTTCGACGCGCTGGAGCCGGAGGCACTGCGAGGGATCTTCGTGGGCATCCCCGTGGTGCACGGCGCCGCGTTCGCGGCCGCACGGCGCGAGAGCCCGTGGGATGGACTGGACCTCGCCCGCGCCTTTCCCGGCGATCCGGCTGGGAGCCCCACCCAGCGCATCGCCCACGCATTTCGCACGTACCTGCTCCCGCAGGCCGACTTCCTGCTCGACATGCACAGCGGCGGCAACGCCTACGCGATCTTCCACCTGGCCGGCTACCAGCTCCGCGAGGGGGAGCTCGGCCGGGTGCAGCGCGAGGCCGCCATCGCCTTTGGGGCTCCGCTGGTCTGGGGCACCGCGGTGCTGCCCGGACGCACGCTGTCTGCAGCCGGCGATCTCGGGATCCCCGCCATCTACGTGGAGATGCGCGGCGAAGGTCGGTGTCGGCCGACGGACCGGGCGCGGGCGGTCGGGGGCCTGCGCCAGGTGATGGCGTACCTGGGCATGCTCGACGGCTCCTACCCCACCGCGGCACCGTACGTCGTCGAGGACCCGCAGCCCGCCTCCGGCCACCTGCAGGCCGACCACCGGAGTCCCACGAGCGGCCTCTTCGTGCCCCACGTCGACCTGTGGGACCCCGTAGAGGCAGGGCAGCTGCTCGGCGAGGTGCGGCACCCCGACGGCACCGTGCTGGCCACGGTACCGGCCGTGCGCGCCGGACGGGTGTTGTTCCTGCGGACGCTCCCTCGCGTCGTTGCCGGCGACGCTCTGGCCTTCGTACTGTCACTCCCGTCCGCCGGCTCTCCCGACGGGTCCGACTCTCCCGACGCCATCCCTTGA
- a CDS encoding aminotransferase class III-fold pyridoxal phosphate-dependent enzyme, producing MVASLARGQTFGGQHLLEIEVAERVRTAVPSMETMRFSSSGSEAVHAAIRIARAATGRWGVVRFDGHYHGWLDTIHAAALEPGDAGGPARPASLGQPPEALRHVTVLPWNDMAALDAAARRLRGRVAAVILEPILCNTGVIPPRPGFLEAVRAWCDRDGALLIFDEVITGFRVGLGGAQELLGVRPDLSVFGKAIANGFPLSVVGGRRDLLDAVADNPVVHAGTFNGHVTALAAARATLDVLVADDGALCRDLTARGRALMQGLREAARAAGVPVLLQGPGPVFHLWITDLPEITDARHARTVGTRAYARFALAMVRRGIRLMPGGRWYLCAAHTDAHVAQTIQAARDAFAEAAVALTG from the coding sequence GTGGTGGCGTCGCTCGCGCGCGGTCAGACGTTCGGCGGCCAGCACCTGCTGGAGATCGAAGTGGCCGAACGCGTGCGGACCGCGGTGCCGTCCATGGAGACGATGCGGTTCTCCTCCTCGGGATCAGAGGCCGTGCACGCCGCGATTCGGATCGCCCGGGCAGCCACCGGCCGCTGGGGGGTGGTCCGCTTCGACGGGCACTACCACGGCTGGCTGGACACCATCCACGCCGCGGCGCTCGAGCCGGGCGACGCTGGCGGCCCCGCCCGGCCGGCGAGCCTCGGGCAGCCCCCGGAGGCGCTCCGGCACGTCACCGTGCTCCCGTGGAACGACATGGCGGCGCTGGACGCTGCGGCACGGCGGCTGCGCGGCAGGGTGGCGGCGGTGATCCTCGAACCGATCCTGTGCAACACGGGCGTCATCCCGCCGCGCCCCGGCTTTCTCGAAGCTGTGCGGGCGTGGTGTGATCGGGACGGTGCGCTGCTCATCTTCGACGAGGTGATCACGGGGTTTCGGGTCGGGCTCGGCGGCGCGCAGGAGCTGCTGGGCGTGCGGCCCGACCTCAGCGTGTTCGGCAAGGCCATCGCCAACGGCTTCCCGCTCAGCGTCGTCGGCGGCCGCCGCGATCTGCTGGACGCCGTGGCGGACAACCCCGTGGTCCATGCCGGGACCTTCAACGGCCACGTGACCGCCCTGGCCGCCGCCCGGGCCACCCTCGACGTGCTGGTTGCCGACGACGGCGCTCTCTGCCGGGACCTCACGGCCCGGGGGCGTGCGCTCATGCAGGGCCTGCGCGAGGCGGCGCGCGCGGCGGGCGTGCCGGTACTGCTCCAGGGGCCCGGCCCGGTGTTCCACCTGTGGATCACCGACCTCCCGGAGATCACCGACGCTCGACACGCGCGGACCGTCGGCACGCGGGCCTACGCCCGCTTCGCGCTGGCGATGGTGCGCCGGGGGATCCGGCTCATGCCCGGGGGCAGGTGGTACCTCTGCGCGGCACACACCGACGCGCACGTTGCGCAGACCATCCAGGCGGCGCGCGACGCGTTCGCCGAAGCGGCTGTGGCGCTCACCGGCTAG
- a CDS encoding M81 family metallopeptidase, which translates to MRIAAGGLWHETNTFAAGFTALDDFHLVEGAAMLAELGGTRTPLGGFLDAAAGRGVEIVPTLFAWALPSGLVGASAQDALVGRLVERVVAARPDAVFLDLHGAMAAEGCDDVEGTVLATVRAALGAIPVGAVFDYHANATAARAAQVDVCAGYATYPHADPYDRGREVYHLLERLLAGEIRPVRAHAQPPLLIPPQGQATDDPPMREILDRARIARRGAGVLNVTVAAGFPHADVPHAGPSVVVTADGDATLAQAVADDLARTLWEARDRFRVHAVPPDDAVARALARRDGPVVLVDAADNVGGGAPGDGTVVLDALLRAAARRAVVSIVDADAVAAAQRAGEGAWVEVTVGGKTDDRHGAPVPLRARVLRLARAAFTYRGSYMTGPPGQRGRDRGPRRRRDPRRGAGTQGPAVRRRGTALAGGGPRSLPHHRGEVGRGLACRLRRACPGGDPGGDAGGVHRGPPEPPLPEGATSHRAPRSGGRVVSQARRYAVVALERGLAILQTLATSERPLALGDVATRTRLPKATAFRLLATLESRGFVERGPMGAYRLGLRALQLAAAARDSLTLRRAAQPALYRLHLLSRDTVNLGQWHDGNVVYVEVLPSPRPLRFVESPGSVAPLHATALGKAVAAYLPETLVVARLREVGLPQLTPRTITSLPRLLEELRHVRARGYAVDRRETDPDAACIAAPVFDAEGVVGAISISAPASRMDSARIARLAPALRAACAEVSRRLGHRPAESDDDGPPRQGGAPRRARVVPGSGVPRTRHGGAS; encoded by the coding sequence ATGCGCATCGCCGCCGGCGGCCTCTGGCACGAGACCAATACGTTCGCTGCGGGTTTCACCGCCCTGGACGACTTCCACCTCGTCGAGGGAGCCGCGATGCTCGCCGAACTCGGCGGCACCCGGACGCCGCTTGGCGGGTTCCTCGACGCTGCCGCCGGTCGCGGGGTCGAGATCGTACCCACGCTCTTCGCATGGGCGCTCCCGTCGGGCCTGGTGGGTGCGTCGGCGCAGGACGCGTTGGTCGGGCGCCTGGTGGAGCGCGTCGTCGCCGCGCGCCCTGATGCGGTCTTCCTGGATCTCCACGGGGCCATGGCAGCCGAGGGGTGCGACGACGTCGAGGGGACGGTCCTGGCGACGGTGCGGGCGGCCCTGGGGGCCATCCCCGTCGGCGCCGTCTTCGACTACCACGCCAACGCCACGGCGGCGCGCGCGGCGCAGGTGGACGTCTGTGCGGGCTACGCAACCTACCCCCACGCCGATCCCTACGACCGGGGCCGGGAGGTCTACCACCTGTTGGAGCGTCTGCTCGCGGGCGAGATCCGCCCGGTACGGGCGCACGCGCAGCCACCGCTGCTGATCCCACCCCAGGGGCAGGCGACCGACGACCCGCCGATGCGAGAGATCCTCGACCGGGCGCGGATCGCCCGCCGTGGCGCGGGCGTCCTGAACGTCACCGTGGCTGCCGGGTTTCCCCACGCCGACGTTCCCCACGCCGGCCCAAGCGTGGTGGTCACGGCCGACGGTGACGCCACGCTGGCGCAAGCGGTCGCCGACGATCTCGCGCGCACGCTGTGGGAGGCTCGCGATCGCTTCCGCGTGCACGCCGTGCCGCCCGACGACGCCGTCGCGCGGGCGCTGGCCCGGCGCGACGGGCCCGTGGTCCTGGTCGATGCCGCGGACAACGTCGGCGGGGGTGCACCGGGCGACGGCACCGTGGTGCTCGACGCGCTGCTGCGGGCAGCCGCGCGCCGCGCGGTGGTCAGCATCGTCGACGCCGATGCGGTTGCAGCCGCGCAGCGCGCGGGGGAAGGCGCCTGGGTGGAGGTCACCGTCGGGGGCAAGACCGACGACCGGCACGGCGCGCCGGTGCCCCTGCGCGCGCGGGTCCTTCGGCTGGCGCGCGCCGCGTTCACCTACCGCGGCTCCTACATGACCGGCCCGCCGGGTCAGCGCGGGCGGGACCGCGGTCCTCGACGCCGACGGGATCCACGTCGTGGTGCGGGAACGCAAGGTCCTGCCGTTCGACGCCGAGGAACTGCGCTCGCTGGGGGTGGACCCCGCAGCCTACCACATCATCGTGGTGAAGTCGGCCGTGGCCTGGCGTGCCGCCTACGGCGCGCTTGCCCGGGAGGTGATCCAGGTGGAGACGCCGGGGGTGTGCACCGCGGGCCTCCGGAGCCTCCCCTACCGGAAGGTGCGACGTCCCATCGTGCCCCTCGATCCGGAGGTCGTGTGGTGAGCCAGGCGCGACGCTACGCCGTTGTGGCGCTCGAGCGCGGGCTGGCGATCCTCCAGACCCTGGCGACCAGCGAGCGCCCGCTGGCGCTGGGTGACGTGGCCACACGCACACGGCTACCCAAGGCGACAGCGTTCCGGCTGCTCGCCACCCTGGAGAGCCGGGGATTCGTGGAGCGCGGGCCCATGGGCGCCTACCGCCTCGGCCTGCGCGCGCTCCAGCTGGCCGCTGCGGCCAGGGACAGCCTGACGCTGCGGCGTGCGGCCCAACCGGCGCTGTACCGGTTGCACCTCCTCTCGCGAGACACCGTGAACCTGGGCCAGTGGCACGACGGCAATGTCGTCTACGTGGAGGTCTTGCCGAGCCCCCGACCCCTGCGGTTCGTCGAGTCGCCGGGCAGCGTGGCGCCCCTGCACGCCACCGCGCTGGGCAAGGCAGTGGCCGCATACCTCCCGGAAACCCTGGTCGTCGCACGCTTGCGAGAGGTGGGCTTGCCGCAGCTGACCCCACGGACCATCACGAGTCTTCCGCGCTTGCTGGAGGAACTCCGGCACGTTCGGGCCCGAGGGTACGCCGTCGACCGGCGCGAGACCGATCCCGATGCCGCCTGCATCGCCGCGCCCGTCTTCGACGCTGAGGGCGTGGTCGGGGCCATCAGCATCTCGGCCCCGGCGTCGCGGATGGACAGCGCGCGCATCGCCCGGCTGGCACCGGCGCTGCGCGCGGCCTGCGCCGAGGTGTCCCGCCGCCTGGGGCATCGGCCCGCGGAGAGCGACGACGACGGCCCACCACGCCAGGGGGGCGCCCCGCGCCGCGCCCGGGTAGTGCCCGGGTCGGGGGTGCCTCGCACACGACACGGAGGCGCGTCCTGA